The following DNA comes from Vibrio gigantis.
TAGCCAACCAACTGGCCACGTTGCTTTTCAGATACTTCAAGTTCAGTCTGGCCAATCAGGTGATCCAGTTTTTCGCGTAATGCGCTCATTATGCTTCCTCACCTTTTTTCAACAGGCCGTGTTTTTTCAAGTAAACCAGTAGAATTGAGATTGCCGCAGGTGTGATACCTGAAATTCGAGAAGCAATACCAATTGAATCAGGCTTAGCTGTCGTTAGTTTAAGAACCACTTCGTTAGAAAGTCCTTTCACCTTGCTGTAATCGATATCAGCAGGCAGTTTGGTGTTTTCATGACGCAATGATTTTTCAATTTCATCTTGTTGACGCTGAATGTAACCATCGTACTTCACTTGGATCTCAACTTGTTCAGACGCTTGTTGATCTTCCAGCGCAGGACCAAAACGATCCAATGCGGTTAGCTGTGAATAAGTCATTTCAGGGCGACGAAGAAGATCTTCACCGCTCGCTTCACGAGACATTGGTGTTTTCAGAATTTGGTTCAGTTGATCAATATCTTCAGATTTTGGATTAATCCAGGTCTCTTTCAGACGTTGACGTTCTTTCTCCATGTTTTCCATCTTCTCGCTGAAACGAGCCCAACGAGCGTCATCAACAAGGCCAAGTTCACGCGACTTTTCAGTCAAGCGGATATCGGCGTTATCTTCACGAAGTAGTAAACGGTATTCTGCGCGAGACGTAAACATGCGGTAGGGTTCTTTGGTACCCATGGTTGATAGATCGTCAATAAGCACGCCCATGTAAGCTTGGTCACGACGCGGGCTCCAGCCTTCTTTGCCTTGCGTAAACAAGCTCGCATTCAGACCAGCCATCAAGCCTTGTGCAGCCGCTTCTTCATAGCCCGTGGTACCGTTGATTTGACCCGCGAAGAACAGACCTTTGATAAACTTAGTTTCGTAAGTCAGCTTAAGGTCGCGAGGATCAAAGAAATCGTACTCAATCGCATAGCCAGGGCGAACGATATGAGCATTTTCAAAACCCTTCATTGAGCGAACAATTTGAACCTGTACATCAAACGGCAGACTGGTAGAGATACCATTTGGGTATAACTCATGGGTTGTTAGGCCTTCAGGCTCAATAAAAATTTGGTGACTGTTCTTGTCAGCAAAACGCATCACTTTGTCTTCAATCGAAGGACAGTAACGAGGACCTATACCTTCAATCACACCCGCGTACATTGGGCTACGATCTAGATTGGCACGAATAACGTCATGCGTACTTTCATTGGTATGCGTGATATAGCATGGAATCTGACGAGGTTGTTGAGCTCGGTTACCCATGAATGAGAAAACAGGTGTCGGGTTATCACCGTGCTGAACCTCAAGCTCAGAAAAATCAACGCTACGTGCATCGATACGAGGAGGCGTACCTGTTTTCAGGCGATCAACTCTAAATGGAAGATCACGAAGACGGTCAGCGAGTGCGATCGATGGCGGATCTCCAGCTCGGCCGCCTGAAGAACTTTCCATGCCAATATGGATCTTTCCGCCTAGGAATGTGCCCACAGTCAGTACCACAGCATTTGCCCTGAACTTAAGGCCCATCTGGGTCACCACACCCACCACTTGATCCTGTTCAACGATCAAATCATCAACTGATTGTTGGAACAACGTCAGATTAGGTGTGTTTTCAAGAACGTTACGAACAAAGGCTTTGTAAAGTGCGCGGTCAGCTTGTGCACGAGTAGCACGAACCGCAGGGCCTTTTGATGCGTTCAATGTTCTGAACTGAATACCTGCATGATCAATAGCTTGCGCCATTAATCCACCCATTGCATCGACCTCTTTTACCAAGTGGCCCTTACCGATCCCGCCAATGGCTGGGTTACAAGACATTTGTCCTAATGTATCGATATTATGAGTAAGTAATAACGTACTTTGACCAGTACGTGCAGATGCGAGTGCGGCTTCCGTTCCTGCATGGCCACCACCAACAACGATGACGTCAAATTTTTCGTGATAAAGCATGAACCGACCTCAGGTATTCAAACGTTTTCTAGATTGGTAAAAAGGAGCGATATTCTACCTGTTTTCATGGCCTGAGAAAACGTTTTTGGGATTTTTCGAGAAAGCTGTTTTTAATTAATATAGATAAGATCTTTAAGGAGATCTTTTATTAGATCTATTATTAGGATCGAGGGGCTCTGTGGATAAGTGGAAAATGATCAACAAGATCATGGATCTTTTTTGGATCAAATGATGTGATCTAACTTTGATCAGGATGAGGATTAGCTGGGATCAAAATGGCTACTTATTAAC
Coding sequences within:
- the mnmG gene encoding tRNA uridine-5-carboxymethylaminomethyl(34) synthesis enzyme MnmG — protein: MLYHEKFDVIVVGGGHAGTEAALASARTGQSTLLLTHNIDTLGQMSCNPAIGGIGKGHLVKEVDAMGGLMAQAIDHAGIQFRTLNASKGPAVRATRAQADRALYKAFVRNVLENTPNLTLFQQSVDDLIVEQDQVVGVVTQMGLKFRANAVVLTVGTFLGGKIHIGMESSSGGRAGDPPSIALADRLRDLPFRVDRLKTGTPPRIDARSVDFSELEVQHGDNPTPVFSFMGNRAQQPRQIPCYITHTNESTHDVIRANLDRSPMYAGVIEGIGPRYCPSIEDKVMRFADKNSHQIFIEPEGLTTHELYPNGISTSLPFDVQVQIVRSMKGFENAHIVRPGYAIEYDFFDPRDLKLTYETKFIKGLFFAGQINGTTGYEEAAAQGLMAGLNASLFTQGKEGWSPRRDQAYMGVLIDDLSTMGTKEPYRMFTSRAEYRLLLREDNADIRLTEKSRELGLVDDARWARFSEKMENMEKERQRLKETWINPKSEDIDQLNQILKTPMSREASGEDLLRRPEMTYSQLTALDRFGPALEDQQASEQVEIQVKYDGYIQRQQDEIEKSLRHENTKLPADIDYSKVKGLSNEVVLKLTTAKPDSIGIASRISGITPAAISILLVYLKKHGLLKKGEEA